The Tropicibacter oceani DNA segment TGATCCGCGAAGTGGTATATTCGGATGCCGCCCAATTCACCTTTGTCGCGGCGGCATTGATTGTCCTGCTATATCCCAATTTCGGCGGCACCTACCAATTTATGGCCGCCGTGGTTACCGCAATTGGCGTGACCATTTATTATTACCTGGCCTTGATGGGACAGCTGTCCCGCTCGCAGGCCCTGCGCGCCGCGCAGCACCGCTATGCCCAGTCGCAAAAGGCCCGCGCGCTCAATCAATTCGTCGGCGGGGTTGCGCATGACTTCAACAACATCCTGACCGCCGTGATCGGAAACCTGGAACTCCACGGCGCCCTGAGCGACGAAAAGGAACGCGCCCAGGTGATCAGACAGGCCCACGAGGCCGCCCATCGCGCCGCCATGACCGTACGCCAACTGCTGGCCACCAGTGGCCGCGCCCGCCTGCGCCCCGCCCCGATCAGCGCCGCGGCCCTGCACGACCAGATGCACGCTCTGCTGCGCGACCTGCTGTCCCCGGGCATCACGCTCGCCTCGGAACCCGGCGACCGGGACCTCAAGGTCCTTGCCGACCACGACATGCTGGAAACGGTTCTGGTGCAGCTATGCCTGAACGCTCAGGACGCGCTGCAAGGCCGGGGCAGGATCTGGCTGCGCTCGGCCCATGTCGACACCCTGCCCGACATTGACCCGCGCCCCGAAGCGCCGCCGCCCTACATGGCGATCATCGTCGAAGACAACGGCCCCGGCGTTCCGCCCAATGCCCTGCCGATGCTGACCGAACCGTTTTTCACCACCAAACCGCTGGGCCAAGGCCCCGGCCTCGGCCTCTCGGCCGTGCTGGGCTTTGCCCGCCAGTCACAGGGCAGCCTGATGGTGGAAAATCGGCCCAAGGGCGGGCTGCGCGTGACGCTACTGCTCCCCCTCGCCAAGAAGGCGGGGGAAACGCCGGCTCAGCTGCCCGGTTCCTGATAGACACCCTGTTCCTTCAGCGCGTCCACCACTTCCTTGGGCATATAGGTCTCGTCATGCTTGGCAAGGATCTCATGCGCCTCAAAGACGCCGTTCACATAGCGGCCAGTGCCGACCATGCCCTGGTTCTCTTCGAACAGGTCCGGCAAGACCCCCGAATAGACCACCGGCACCGTCGCCCCGCCATCGGTCACGCGAAAGCGGATCTCCTGGCCCTGCCCGCGCACCAACGATCCTTCCTCGACCAACCCGCCAATGCGAAAGGTCTCGGACGGCGACGGCGGCGTTTCAACCACCTGGCTGGGCGAGCGGAAAAAGTTGATCCCGTCGCGCATCGCATAGCCGATCAGGGCCGTCGATACGATCAGCGCAACCGCCGTCATGGCAATGACCTGCACCCGACGTTTCTTTTTCAGCGATTTCAAAGCCATCAGGGGCCTCCCACATGCCAAGCGAATTCCTGTCGCCTATATAAGGCATTGCGCATACGAAACGAAGCCCCCGGCGCGATTTGCCGCGCCCATGCTTCCAATTGCCAAAAATATCCCGGGTGGGGTTTGGGGAGGGCAGCGCCCTCCCCATGGCCTGCGTGGCCCGAACGCAATCAAGGCAAGCGCGCCGCAAGGCGCACCGCCAGGTCACTGCCCGATCAGGGGAAACAGGGCGCCAGCATCAGACCGGCGGTCTCGTCCTCGCCCAGCATCAGGTTGGCGTTCTGCACCGCCTGCCCGGAACTGCCCTTGGTCAGGTTGTCCAGCGCCGCCACCACGATGCAGCGCCCCGCAATCCGGTCCGCCGTCACGCCGATATGGCAAAAGTTCGACCCGCGCACATGGTGCGTGCTGGGTGTCTCGCCCATCGGCAGAACCTCGATAAAGGGTTCATCGGCATAGGCCGCCTGCAGCGTCGCCAGCACCTGCGCCGCATCCCCGGACAGGTAGGCCGTGGCCAGGATCCCGCGGTTGAACGGCCCCAGGTGCGGCGTGAACTGGATCTTCACCTCGCGGCCCGCGATGGCGCTGAATTCCTGGTCGAACTCGCCCAGATGGCGGTGCGTGCCCCCGACCGAATAGGCATTGGTGCCCTCGGACAGCTCCGCATGCAGCAGGTTTTCCTTCAACGACCGGCCAGCCCCCGACACCCCGCATTGCAGGTCCAGGATGATCTGATCCAGGTCGATCACCCCGGCGGCAATCAGCGGGCGCAGGATGAACTGCCCGGTTGCCGCGTTGCAGCCCGTACCAGCCACCAGACGCGCCGCCGCGATTTCCTTGCGGTAGAACTCGGTCAGGCCATAGACGGCCTCTTTCTGCATCTCGATGGCGGCGTGCTTGTTGCCGTACCACTTTTCATAGGCCGCCGGATCGCGCAGCCGGAAATCCGCCGACAGATCGACGATCTTCACGGTTTTGGGCAGCTGGGAAATCACCTCCTGGCTGGTCTTGTGCGGCAACGCGCAAAAGCACAGGTCGATCTGGTCGAAATCGATCTGTTCCCAGGTCACCATATCCGGCAGATCAAGGTGCCGCAGGTGCGGGAACACCTGCGCCATGCTTTGCCCGGCCTTGGAATTGGCGGCCAGGGCCTTGATTTCAAAAGACGGGTGCGTGGCGATGATGCGGACAAGTTCGGCGCCGGTATAGCCGGACGCGCCGATGATGGCGATGGAATGGGGCATGGGGGAACCTGACGTTTGGGGCGCACGATCGGCGCCAGGGACAAGAAGAAAACGCAGCGGAGCATGGCGCACCGCAGGCAGGCGATTTATCGTCGCAGGGAAAGAAGGGGCATACCGTTCATCTGTTTTCTCCTGCCTTCAGCTATATCGGCGCAGCGCGGGGGGATCAATGCTCTTGATCGGCGGCGCGGCCCGCCGCATCATTGCGCCATGGCCAAGGTGACCCTGGACAGACCCGTTCCCATTCACAAGCTGTACCTGCGCATGGGCGGCTGGTTTTCCCTTGCCTTCCTGGGCAGCCTGCTGGTGCTGACCCTGGTCAGCCACTTTGCCCTGGGGCTGGCGATCCGCTTTGAAACCGAAGGCCGCCAGACCACCGCCAGGATCATGGACAAGTATTACACCGAAAGCACCGACAGCGATGGCGACCGCGAGGTGACCCATTACCTTGTGCTCGACTACATGACCAACAGCGGCGCGCAGATGGAAATCAGCCGCTCGGTCAGCCTGTCGGTCTACAACCGCGCGCGGGTGCATGACACCATGCCGATCTGGTATCTCGACTCTGAACCCGACCGCACCGAACTGACCCAAGGCGCGAACCGCAGCGCCGCGACGGTGACGCAGATCATCGCGCTGGTGTTTGGCACGCTGATGCTGGGCGGGCTGTGGTATTCCGGCAGCCGCGCCATCGCCGCCGTCCGCGCCCGGCGTTTTGGCGCCGAGGAAACCGCCGAAGTCACAGAAATCGCCGCGACCTCGGTCACCATCAACAACCGACGCATGTACCGCCTGAAATGGCGCGAGGCCAGCGGCCGCACCGGCCAAAGCCTGATGTACCGCGCAAGCGCGCTGGCCGGCTTTGGTCCCGGCAGCCAGATCACCGTCTACCAGGGGATCAAGCGCGCCTGGTGGCAGGGCGACACCGGCCCGCGCGCACCAGAGCAGCCGCTGCCGGACCGGCGCGACGATCCTATGCTGAAGTGAACGCGATCTTGCGCTTGAGGAACTGCGTCGCATTGCGCGACACCTTGGCCGGATCCCCGGTGGTCAGGAACACGCTGTCGGTGCCGCTGCCCAGCATTCCCGGATGGCGGCGCAGGTAATCCTCGAGCGAGGCGGCCACCAGGTTGGCCTGGCTGTAGACCGTCACATCGGGCCCCAGCGCATCCTGGAAAATCTCCTGCATCAGCGGGTAATGGGTACAGCCCAGGATCGCCGCCTCGGGGGTGGGCATCTTGCGCATCAGCGCATCGACGTGCGAGCGCACCAGCGCCTCGGCCAGGATCATGTCGCCCTCTTCGATGGCATCGACCAGACCGCCGCAGGCCTGCGCCTCGACATCGACGCCGATGGCGCGAAAGGCCAGCTCGCGCTGAAAGGCGCGGCTGCGCACGGTGGCTGGCGTCGCGAACAGGGCCACGTGTTTCACGGCAACCTCGCGCGGCGGGGAATTGTCGCCCCACTGGCGTTCGGTCAGCGCCTCGATCAGCGGCACAAAGACCCCCAGCACGCGCTTGTCCTTGGGGATCCAGCTTTCCTGCATCCGGCGCAGGGCGGCCGCGCTGGCGGTGTTGCATGCCAGGATCACCAGGTCACAGCCTTCGTCCCACAGCCGCTGGGTGGCGGCGCAGGTCAGGTTGTAGACGTCATCGGCATCGCGCACGCCGTAGGGCGCGTGCTTGCTGTCGGCGAAATAGGCAAAGGGAACGTCAGGCAGGCGCTGGGTCAGCGCCTCCAGTACGGTCAGCCCGCCAAGGCCGGAATCAAAAACGCCAACTGCCATGTCATGTACTCCTGCTGCGCGCCCTGGCGCCTCAATAGATCCGTTTGGGCGGCTCATCGCCGCTCTTGTGTTTTGTTTCGAACTCGAACCCGTAGTCATAGGATGGCAAGGGGATCGGCGACAGATCATATGTCGCCTTGCGCAGGAAATCCATAAGCGCGCGCGCATCCCCGGCCCGTGCGGCGATCTGCGCAGGGTCGATCGGCTGGCCGACCGACACCCGCACGGGCGTATCCACCCGCTTGCGGAATTCCTTGATCAGCAGGCCCATGCGAAGGGTCGTGTGCAGATGGCTGGCCAGCTGGAACAGCCGCGAGGTATGGCCGTCGAAATAGATCGGCACCACCTGCGCCCCGGATTTGGCGATCATCTTGGCCGTAAAGGTGCGCCAGCCCGGGTCCATGGGGCGTGCAAAGGGCGTGACCCCGGTGGCCACGGTGCCGCCCGGGAAAATCCCGATGCAGCCGCCCTGCCCCAGATACTCCAGTGCGGTCTTGCGGGTTTCCAGGTTCAGTTTCAGCGCCTCTTTGCTGCCGTCGAAATCCACCGGCAGGATCACCTTGTTCAGATCCTCGGCCTTGCGGAACACCGAATTGGCCAGAATGCGGAAATCGCCGCGCACCACCGACAGGATATGACCCATCATCAGCCCGTCAAGAATGCCGTAAGGATGGTTGGCGATGACAATCAGCGGGCCGTCCTTGGGGATATCGTCCAGATGCCCCTGCACCACCTCAAGGCCAAGCCCATAGCGTTCCACCATGACCTGCCAGAAATCCCGCCCAAGGGCGACCTCGTGCTCGTAGCCCTTGGCGCGCTTGATCAGGCCCAGCCGCCCGGTGGCGTTTTCCATCAGGCGGATCATCGCCTTGCCCCCCCGCGTGGTGGCAGAGTAGCTGTAAGAGATGTCTCGGGCGACCTGTTTGCGGGGCGGCATGGCTGGAATCCTCAGGACCGGATGCGCGGGGCTTTACCCGAATGCATCCAAGGACACCAGATTGCACGCGGTCTGTCAAAAATTGATGACTGCCGGTGCAGTGCCCCCTGCCCCCGGCGCGCCACGGGCCCCGTTGCCCGGATGACCGCGCGGCCCCGGATCAAGTCCGGGGCCTGCCTGCGATCATTCCGCCGCCTGCTTCAGCGGTGCGGGGCCTGCGCGCAGGGCGGCCAGCAATTCCTCGCGCCGTTTTGCGGCCTTTTCCTCGGCCTTTTGCTTGACCGGACCAAAGCCCTTGATCTGCAAGGGCAGTTCCGCCAGCGCCACCAGCGCGTCCATGTTGGCGCTGCCCGCCTTGGGCAGCCACGCGGCCATGTCCGCCTCGTATTGCTTGATCAGGGCGCGTTCCATCCGGCGTTCATCCGTACGGCCAAAGGGATCGAACGGCGTGCCGCGCAGGCGTTTCATCCGCGCCAGCAGTTTGAAACCGCGCAGCATCCCCGCGCCGTATTCCTTTTTCAAGGGCCGCCCGTCCGGGCCGGTTTTCGACAGCATCGGCGGGGCCAGGTGATAGCTCACCTCGAAATCGCCCTCGAACTGCTGTTTCGCCTTGTCCACCGTTTCCAAGTGCAGGCGCGCGACCTCGTATTCGTCCTTGTAGGCCAGCAGTTTGTGATAGCCCTTGGCCACCGCTTCGCGCAGGCGCGGATCGCTCACACCGTCGACCAGCTTGCGATAGCGTTTGGCCAGCCGCTTGCCCTGGTATTTCACCAGATGATCGGCGCGAAAGGCGATCTTGTCCTCAAGCGTTTTGGGCAGTTGCACCACGCTGGGGGCGATCAGTTTTGCCGCCTCATCGGGATGCACCATGGCCCAGCGGCCGATTTCAAAGGCGCGCAGGTTCTTGTCGACCGCCGCACCGTTCAGCTGCACCGCGTTGCGGATCGCCTCGTGTGTCAGCGGCACCAGCCCGTTTTGCCACGCGGCGCCAAGGATCATCATGTTCGAGAAAATCGAATCCCCCAGCAGCGCCTTGGCCAGTTCCGAGGCATCGAACAACGCCAGCCGATCCTGCAACCGCGCCTGCAAAGCCACCTCCAACCGGTCGATGGGCAGGGCAAATTCGGTGTTGCGGGTAAAGTCGCCGGTGATGATCTCATGGCTGTTGACCACCGCGCCGGTGCGTCCCGTGGTCATCAGGCCCAGCGTCTTGGCCCCGGCTGACACCACCAGATCGCCGCCGATCAAGGTATCGGCCTCGCCCGTTGCGACGCGCACCGCGCTGATGTCGCCCGGCTTTTCCGCCAGCCGCAGGTGGATATGCACCGCGCCGCCCTTTTGCGCCAGCCCGGCCATTTCCATCATCGCAGCGCCCTTGCCGTCGATCTGCGCCGCCTGCGCCAACACCGCGCCAATGGTCACAACCCCGGTGCCGCCAACCCCGGTGACCACGATGTTGTGCGTGCCCTTGATTGCGGGCAGCTTTGGCAACGGCAGGTCCGGCAGGTCAAGCGAGGCGGTCTGCGCCTTTTTCACCTGCGCGCCCTTCAGCGTCACGAAAGACGGGCAGAATCCCTTGAGGCAGGAAAAATCCTTGTTGCAACTGGATTGGTCGATGGCCCGCTTGCGGCCCAATTCGGTTTCCACCGGCACGATGGACACGCAGTTCGACTGCACGCCGCAATCGCCGCAGCCTTCGCAGACATCGGTGTTGATGAACACCCGGCGATCGGGATCGGGGAACTTGCCGCGCTTGCGACGGCGCCGTTTTTCCGCCGCGCAGGTCTGGATATACAACAGGACCGAGACGCCCTCATACTCCGCCAGCGCCTTTTGAACCCGGTCCAGTTCGGCCCGCTCATGCAACTCGGCCCCGGCGGGGAAACTTTTGAGGTCGACGTCCTCTTTTTCGTCATAGACCACGGCCAGTTTCTTGACGCCCATGGCGGTGACTTCGGCCGCGATGCGCTGCGGCGTCAGCCCGCCTTCGTTCGGCTGGCCGCCGGTCATGGCGACCGCGTCGTTATACAGGATCTTGTAGGTGATGCGCGTGTTGTCCAACAGCGCCGCGCGGATCGCCTGCACGCCCGAATGGTTGTAGGTGCCGTCGCCAAGGTTCTGGAACACATGACCGCGCTTGGAAAACGGTGCCTCGCCGATCCAGTTCGCGCCCTCGCCGCCCATATGGGTAAAGCCGGTGGTTTCGCGGTCCATCCACTGCGCCATATAGTGACAGCCGATGCCGGCATAGGCGCGGCTGCCCTCGGGCACCTTGGTCGAGGAGTTGTGCGGACAGCCAGAGCAGAAATAGGGAATGCGCGCGGCGATTTCCTGCGCGTTGTCGGCCTTGGTTGCCTCTTCGATGGTGCGCAGCCCGGCCTTGATGCCATCAGTGCCGCGGCCCTCTTCGATCAGGATTTCGCCCAGCTTGCGGGCGATCCATGTCGGGTCCAGCGCGCCGCGGGTCGGGAACAGTTCTTCGCGGTGCAGCGCGCCCGCGCCGCCCTTGTACCATCCATAGACACGCCGATGCGCATCCTCGAACAGCGCTTCCTTGACCTGCACCTCGATCAGCTTGCGCTTTTCCTCGACGATGACGATCAGATCCAGCCCCTCGGCCCAATCGTGAAAGCCTTTCATGTCCAGCGGGAACACCTGCCCGATCTTGTAGGTGGTGATGCCCAGCCTTTCGGCCTCGGCCTCGTCGATGCCCAGCAGGGACATGGCGTGCAGCAGGTCCAGCCAGTTCTTGCCGGCCGAGACAAAACCGATCTTGGCCCCCGGCTTGCCCCAGACGCGTTTGTCCATCTTGTTGGCATGGGAAAACGCCTCGGCGGCAAAGCGTTTGTAATCGATCATCCGCGATTCCTGCGCGTGCGGCGTGTCGATCAGGCGGATGTTCAGGCCCCCTTCGGGCATGTCAAAGGCGGGCGATGTCAGCTGCACCCGGTCCGGGCGGCCATCGACCACCGCCGTCGCCTCGACCGTGTCCTTCATGGTTTTCAACCCGACCCAAACCCCGGCAAAGCGGCTAAGCGCCCAGGCATAGATGCCGTAATCCAGGATCTCCTGCACCCCCGCCGGGGAGACGACGGGCATATAAGCATCGACAAGCGCCCATTCCGATTGGTGCAGCACGGTCGAGGACTCACCGGTGTGATCGTCGCCCATGGCCATGATCACCCCGCCATGCGGCGAGGTCCCGGCCATGTTGGCATGGCGCATCACATCGCCCGACCGGTCCACGCCCGGCCCCTTGCCGTACCACAGGCCAAAGACGCCGTCGAACTTGCCTTCGCCGCGCAACTCGGCCTGCTGGCTGCCCCAAAGCGCGGTGGCGGCAAGGTCTTCGTTCAGCCCCTCGCGGAACAGAATGTCGTTTTGCGTCAACAGCTTTTCGGCGCGGGTCATCTGCAGATCAACCGCACCCAGCGGCGATCCGCGATAGCCGGTCACATAGCCCGCGGTGTTCAGCCCGGCCTGCGCATCGCGCGCCTTTTGCATCAGCATCAGCCGGACAAGCGCCTGGGTGCCATTCAACAGGACCTGATCCTTGGACAGATCGAAACGGTCATTCAGGGATATGTCTTGCGTGGTCATCGGCGCCTCCCAACGCTGAATAAGACGGCAGTCTACAGCAAATATAGGTCATAAAAGCTGACCTGAACAGGGAATTTTTTGTGTTTTTCACCGGTTACATTAAGGTGGCATTTAACTATGCATTCGTTTCAACAACCCACCGCGCAACAGAAAGATGTGACCAAAATGGACTGGGACAAGCTACGAATCTTTCACGCCGTGGCGGATGCCGGCAGTCTGACCCATGCTGGCGACTCGCTTCACCTGTCGCAGTCGGCGGTTTCGCGGCAGATCCGATCGCTCGAGGAATCGCTGAACACCACGCTGTTCCACCGCCATGCGCGCGGCCTGATTCTGACCGAACAGGGCGAATTGCTGTTCGATGCCACGCAGGCCATGCTCAAACGCATCGACGCCGCCACCGCCCGCATCCGCGACAGCGAAGAAGAGGTGTTCGGCGAGCTCAAGGTCACCACCACCTATGGCTTTGGCGCGCTTTGGCTGGCGCCGCGCCTGACCAAGCTGTACGAAAAGTTCCCCGATCTGAACATCGACCTGATGCTGGAAGAACGGGTTCTTGACCTGCCCATGCGCGAGGCCGACGTGGCCATCCGCATGAAGGAACCCAGCCAGGCGGACCTTGTGCGCAAGCGCCTGATGACGATCAAGATGCGCCTCTACGCCTCTCCCGAGTATCTGGCGGCGCATGGCACGCCCGAACGCGCCGAGGACCTGAGCAATCACAGGTTGATCTGTCAGAACATCCGGTCGGCGCAGGTCAGTTCCGGGATGCAGCTGGTGCAAGAGCTGATGACCTATGACATCCACTCGACGCTGACGGTAAACAACTACTTTGGGGTGTTGCAGGCGGTGCTGTCAAACCTGGGCATCGGCGTTCTGCCCGATTATATCATCGAGGATTTCCCGCATGTTGTGCGGGTCCTGCCGGAAATCGAATCCACCGAGGTGCCGGTGTTTCTGGCCTACCCCGAAGAATTGCGCCAATCCAAGCGCGTCGCCGCCTTTCGCGACTTTGTCCAAGAGGAAATCATGGCACACCGCCGGTCCCGCAGGGCTATGGGGGCTGACTGAACTCATCCTCAGGTGGTGTGGCCTGCAAAACACGCATACCGGAATTGCTGCACCTGCGACATGTTTTGCCTTGATTGAATCATTTTCGATGCAATATTTGGCACATGGACGGTGCAGCGCTGTTTGGCGCAGCATCTTCATACCTCCCTGTTGGACTACGGCCGAGCTTTCAGCTCGGCCTTTTTTTTAGCCCAACATCAGGCGGCCAGCCCCTCGAATCGCATCGGCGATCCCGGCCTGACGCAGCATGTTCCAGGCCAGCACCTGGTTGCTGGACAGCACCGGCAGGCCGGTTTCCTGCTCCAGTCGGTCGATCACATCCAGCGTGCGCAGGTTCGTGCAGGACAAGAACAGCGCCTGCGCCCCGCCATTTTGTGCCAGCGCCCGCCCTGCCGCCAGGATCGACGCCCCGTCGATGCGCGCGACGCGGGTTTCCTCGGCCTCGTTGAAGGTGCCAAAAACCGGCGTTGCGATCCCGGCCCCGCCCAGCGCCCGGCGCAGCCCTTCGGACACCTCTTCGACATAGGGCGACAGCAATGCCAGCCGGGTCACGCCCAGCGCCCCGCAGGCCGCGATCAGCGCCGACAGCGGTTCGGTGACGGTGCGCGTGGCGCAGCCCTGCCGGATCAGGTCCGCCACCCGCGCCGCGCCAATCACCGAGGTCCCCGAGGTACAGCCATAGCCCACGGCATCGAACCCGATGGGACGCGGCAGGCGAGTTGCGGCCTCGGGCATCCGCGCCTCCATCTGCGCAAGGGTTTCGGTGGTCACCTCGGGCGCGGAGTGGATGCGCGAGACGAACAGCGACACGCCCTGTGACGGGATCAGGCGGCGAAAGTCGTGTTCGATCGTCTCGTCCGATTGCAGCACGATCAGGCCCAGCGCGGCGCGTTCACCCAAGGCGGGGCCAAGGGTAAAGTCAAAGACCTGCGTCATGCCAGCACCGGCAGATCAGGCGCGGCAGGCGGCGACAGCTGGTCGACCCCGTCCTCGGTGATGGCAAAGACGTCTTCGTGGACCATGATACCGCCGCCCTCAAGCCCGATCCCGGGTTCCAGCGTGATCACCATGCCCGGTTGCAGCACCGTATGGTCCCCGGCGATCAGCGACAGCCCTTCGGTCAGTTGCATTCCCAGCCCGTGGCCCAGCCGCCCAGCGTCCCCGCCGCCGACAACCGCGTGCATGGCGTGGAACAGATCGGCGGCCGTGGCGCCGGGGCGCGCGATGCTGCGCGCGGCCTCGCGCGCCTCTTGCAGCCTGTGCCAGGCGTCTTGCGCGCGCGGATCGGCACGGCCCAGTGCCCAGTTGCGGTCAAAGTCCGAAAAATAGCCGTCAAAGACCAGCCCGGTGTCCAGCATCAGCACATCCCCCGCCTGCAAGGGCACGTCCGAGGCCGGCGAGATCACATCGTCATAGCCCAGCGCCCCCGCGCCCCCGCGCCCCCGGCCAGATAGGGCACCCAAT contains these protein-coding regions:
- a CDS encoding sensor histidine kinase — protein: MQHDTPEARIEHLRKADFGSVPEMALRYSLALACAALLYLATSDWFFIQWLLVYLVVDSLFAATLICRITANPNRQYALCLALYNLAALSFVSGPLYLLAVQDTALVLVGALGLVALLLNNFHKGEMIREVVYSDAAQFTFVAAALIVLLYPNFGGTYQFMAAVVTAIGVTIYYYLALMGQLSRSQALRAAQHRYAQSQKARALNQFVGGVAHDFNNILTAVIGNLELHGALSDEKERAQVIRQAHEAAHRAAMTVRQLLATSGRARLRPAPISAAALHDQMHALLRDLLSPGITLASEPGDRDLKVLADHDMLETVLVQLCLNAQDALQGRGRIWLRSAHVDTLPDIDPRPEAPPPYMAIIVEDNGPGVPPNALPMLTEPFFTTKPLGQGPGLGLSAVLGFARQSQGSLMVENRPKGGLRVTLLLPLAKKAGETPAQLPGS
- the ccmE gene encoding cytochrome c maturation protein CcmE codes for the protein MALKSLKKKRRVQVIAMTAVALIVSTALIGYAMRDGINFFRSPSQVVETPPSPSETFRIGGLVEEGSLVRGQGQEIRFRVTDGGATVPVVYSGVLPDLFEENQGMVGTGRYVNGVFEAHEILAKHDETYMPKEVVDALKEQGVYQEPGS
- the argC gene encoding N-acetyl-gamma-glutamyl-phosphate reductase, with the translated sequence MPHSIAIIGASGYTGAELVRIIATHPSFEIKALAANSKAGQSMAQVFPHLRHLDLPDMVTWEQIDFDQIDLCFCALPHKTSQEVISQLPKTVKIVDLSADFRLRDPAAYEKWYGNKHAAIEMQKEAVYGLTEFYRKEIAAARLVAGTGCNAATGQFILRPLIAAGVIDLDQIILDLQCGVSGAGRSLKENLLHAELSEGTNAYSVGGTHRHLGEFDQEFSAIAGREVKIQFTPHLGPFNRGILATAYLSGDAAQVLATLQAAYADEPFIEVLPMGETPSTHHVRGSNFCHIGVTADRIAGRCIVVAALDNLTKGSSGQAVQNANLMLGEDETAGLMLAPCFP
- a CDS encoding DUF3592 domain-containing protein; this encodes MAKVTLDRPVPIHKLYLRMGGWFSLAFLGSLLVLTLVSHFALGLAIRFETEGRQTTARIMDKYYTESTDSDGDREVTHYLVLDYMTNSGAQMEISRSVSLSVYNRARVHDTMPIWYLDSEPDRTELTQGANRSAATVTQIIALVFGTLMLGGLWYSGSRAIAAVRARRFGAEETAEVTEIAATSVTINNRRMYRLKWREASGRTGQSLMYRASALAGFGPGSQITVYQGIKRAWWQGDTGPRAPEQPLPDRRDDPMLK
- a CDS encoding glutamate racemase; this encodes MAVGVFDSGLGGLTVLEALTQRLPDVPFAYFADSKHAPYGVRDADDVYNLTCAATQRLWDEGCDLVILACNTASAAALRRMQESWIPKDKRVLGVFVPLIEALTERQWGDNSPPREVAVKHVALFATPATVRSRAFQRELAFRAIGVDVEAQACGGLVDAIEEGDMILAEALVRSHVDALMRKMPTPEAAILGCTHYPLMQEIFQDALGPDVTVYSQANLVAASLEDYLRRHPGMLGSGTDSVFLTTGDPAKVSRNATQFLKRKIAFTSA
- a CDS encoding lysophospholipid acyltransferase family protein — protein: MPPRKQVARDISYSYSATTRGGKAMIRLMENATGRLGLIKRAKGYEHEVALGRDFWQVMVERYGLGLEVVQGHLDDIPKDGPLIVIANHPYGILDGLMMGHILSVVRGDFRILANSVFRKAEDLNKVILPVDFDGSKEALKLNLETRKTALEYLGQGGCIGIFPGGTVATGVTPFARPMDPGWRTFTAKMIAKSGAQVVPIYFDGHTSRLFQLASHLHTTLRMGLLIKEFRKRVDTPVRVSVGQPIDPAQIAARAGDARALMDFLRKATYDLSPIPLPSYDYGFEFETKHKSGDEPPKRIY
- a CDS encoding indolepyruvate ferredoxin oxidoreductase family protein, whose translation is MTTQDISLNDRFDLSKDQVLLNGTQALVRLMLMQKARDAQAGLNTAGYVTGYRGSPLGAVDLQMTRAEKLLTQNDILFREGLNEDLAATALWGSQQAELRGEGKFDGVFGLWYGKGPGVDRSGDVMRHANMAGTSPHGGVIMAMGDDHTGESSTVLHQSEWALVDAYMPVVSPAGVQEILDYGIYAWALSRFAGVWVGLKTMKDTVEATAVVDGRPDRVQLTSPAFDMPEGGLNIRLIDTPHAQESRMIDYKRFAAEAFSHANKMDKRVWGKPGAKIGFVSAGKNWLDLLHAMSLLGIDEAEAERLGITTYKIGQVFPLDMKGFHDWAEGLDLIVIVEEKRKLIEVQVKEALFEDAHRRVYGWYKGGAGALHREELFPTRGALDPTWIARKLGEILIEEGRGTDGIKAGLRTIEEATKADNAQEIAARIPYFCSGCPHNSSTKVPEGSRAYAGIGCHYMAQWMDRETTGFTHMGGEGANWIGEAPFSKRGHVFQNLGDGTYNHSGVQAIRAALLDNTRITYKILYNDAVAMTGGQPNEGGLTPQRIAAEVTAMGVKKLAVVYDEKEDVDLKSFPAGAELHERAELDRVQKALAEYEGVSVLLYIQTCAAEKRRRRKRGKFPDPDRRVFINTDVCEGCGDCGVQSNCVSIVPVETELGRKRAIDQSSCNKDFSCLKGFCPSFVTLKGAQVKKAQTASLDLPDLPLPKLPAIKGTHNIVVTGVGGTGVVTIGAVLAQAAQIDGKGAAMMEMAGLAQKGGAVHIHLRLAEKPGDISAVRVATGEADTLIGGDLVVSAGAKTLGLMTTGRTGAVVNSHEIITGDFTRNTEFALPIDRLEVALQARLQDRLALFDASELAKALLGDSIFSNMMILGAAWQNGLVPLTHEAIRNAVQLNGAAVDKNLRAFEIGRWAMVHPDEAAKLIAPSVVQLPKTLEDKIAFRADHLVKYQGKRLAKRYRKLVDGVSDPRLREAVAKGYHKLLAYKDEYEVARLHLETVDKAKQQFEGDFEVSYHLAPPMLSKTGPDGRPLKKEYGAGMLRGFKLLARMKRLRGTPFDPFGRTDERRMERALIKQYEADMAAWLPKAGSANMDALVALAELPLQIKGFGPVKQKAEEKAAKRREELLAALRAGPAPLKQAAE
- a CDS encoding LysR family transcriptional regulator: MDWDKLRIFHAVADAGSLTHAGDSLHLSQSAVSRQIRSLEESLNTTLFHRHARGLILTEQGELLFDATQAMLKRIDAATARIRDSEEEVFGELKVTTTYGFGALWLAPRLTKLYEKFPDLNIDLMLEERVLDLPMREADVAIRMKEPSQADLVRKRLMTIKMRLYASPEYLAAHGTPERAEDLSNHRLICQNIRSAQVSSGMQLVQELMTYDIHSTLTVNNYFGVLQAVLSNLGIGVLPDYIIEDFPHVVRVLPEIESTEVPVFLAYPEELRQSKRVAAFRDFVQEEIMAHRRSRRAMGAD
- a CDS encoding maleate cis-trans isomerase family protein — its product is MTQVFDFTLGPALGERAALGLIVLQSDETIEHDFRRLIPSQGVSLFVSRIHSAPEVTTETLAQMEARMPEAATRLPRPIGFDAVGYGCTSGTSVIGAARVADLIRQGCATRTVTEPLSALIAACGALGVTRLALLSPYVEEVSEGLRRALGGAGIATPVFGTFNEAEETRVARIDGASILAAGRALAQNGGAQALFLSCTNLRTLDVIDRLEQETGLPVLSSNQVLAWNMLRQAGIADAIRGAGRLMLG